A stretch of Amycolatopsis tolypomycina DNA encodes these proteins:
- a CDS encoding class I SAM-dependent methyltransferase: MWQSGDAYEAYIGRWSRRIAERFVRQLDIPASRRWLDVGCGTGALTSAVLTAADPAEVVGVDPSEGFLKTARARVTDPRATFTLADARSLPFPDDRFDVVVSGLVLNFVPEPPRAAAEIARVTAPGGLAAAYLWDLAEGMELIRSFWDAAAEFDPATVAELDEGSRFTLCRPEPLGRLWTDAGFTAVSVGEIGIPTVFADFDDYWQPFLGAQGPAPSYLATLPETDRDRLRELLRDRLPTNPDGSIPLTARAWVVSGTA; the protein is encoded by the coding sequence ATGTGGCAGTCAGGCGACGCGTACGAGGCCTACATCGGACGGTGGAGCCGCCGGATCGCGGAGCGGTTCGTCCGGCAGCTGGACATCCCGGCGAGCCGGCGCTGGCTCGACGTCGGCTGCGGCACGGGCGCGCTGACATCGGCGGTGCTGACGGCGGCCGACCCGGCGGAGGTCGTCGGCGTCGACCCGTCGGAAGGCTTCCTGAAGACGGCCCGCGCACGGGTGACCGACCCGCGGGCGACGTTCACGCTCGCCGACGCCCGCTCGCTGCCGTTCCCGGACGACCGGTTCGACGTGGTGGTGTCGGGCCTGGTCCTGAACTTCGTGCCCGAGCCGCCCCGCGCGGCGGCGGAGATCGCCCGGGTGACCGCGCCGGGCGGGCTGGCCGCGGCGTACCTGTGGGACCTCGCCGAAGGCATGGAGCTGATCCGCAGCTTCTGGGACGCGGCCGCCGAGTTCGACCCCGCGACGGTCGCCGAGCTGGACGAGGGCAGCCGGTTCACCCTGTGCCGCCCGGAGCCGCTGGGCCGGCTGTGGACGGACGCGGGCTTCACGGCGGTGTCCGTCGGAGAGATCGGGATCCCGACGGTGTTCGCGGACTTCGACGACTACTGGCAGCCGTTCCTCGGCGCACAGGGCCCGGCACCGTCGTACCTGGCGACGTTGCCGGAGACCGACCGCGACCGCCTGCGAGAACTGCTGCGCGACCGCCTGCCCACGAACCCGGACGGCTCGATCCCGCTGACAGCCCGGGCGTGGGTCGTCAGCGGGACCGCGTAG
- a CDS encoding MarR family transcriptional regulator, whose product MSSGAHRRSTVAVKDALRELRNQLALLNHQVSARVALKDVDLECLELIARHGPLSPSAVARRAGLHPATMTGILDRLQKGGWIVRERDPEAADRRSVAVRAVPGRTGELFRLYAGMNTAMDELCAGYSEDELALIAGFLRRATAAGQAETAALTSG is encoded by the coding sequence ATGAGTTCGGGAGCGCACCGCCGGTCGACCGTGGCGGTGAAAGACGCGCTGCGAGAGCTGCGCAACCAGCTCGCGCTGCTGAACCACCAGGTCAGCGCCCGGGTGGCGCTCAAGGACGTCGACCTCGAGTGCCTGGAGCTGATCGCCCGGCACGGCCCGCTCAGCCCGAGCGCGGTCGCCCGCCGGGCCGGCCTGCACCCGGCGACGATGACCGGCATCCTCGACCGGCTGCAGAAGGGCGGCTGGATCGTCCGCGAGCGCGACCCCGAGGCGGCCGACCGCCGTTCGGTGGCCGTGCGGGCGGTCCCCGGCCGCACCGGGGAGCTGTTCCGGCTCTACGCGGGGATGAACACCGCGATGGACGAGCTCTGCGCCGGCTACAGCGAGGACGAGCTGGCCCTGATCGCCGGATTCCTGCGCCGCGCGACGGCGGCGGGCCAGGCCGAGACAGCGGCCTTGACGAGCGGCTGA